AACACGAAGCCAATGTACGCAATGAAGCAATTGTCGGTAACACGGTAAAAGTTAACACTGTTTAATGTAACACACAACACAAATTTTAtgttcagttttttttgtgatttttttattttatatatttgtggATTGAGTATTCCTAGGTGTACTTTACGGTAAGACGTCTCACAGACGAATGACTAAAAGTGACTGGAATTTGACAATTGTTAACTCGAAGGCCTACTCTGGATTTTTCAGGGAAGATATAGGATTGCCCAAATATATCGATATGTAAGTATTACTTTTCAAAGCAAAAACTATCGCATTGGGAAACACTTTTTTCagtgttttaaattttaagtggccacacaaaaaattaaattcatcgATACTTTTTATGAGTCTTctctaaaaatttaaaattgaaagcCAACGTGccaaaaatgtaatatattaaaaaaccGTTAGTTTTTAAACAACAAGCAgcgtttttagaaatttttgGCTAAAATCACTTACTATTTTTGAAATACATATCTATGTGCccatataaaatttaattattgacCTAAAAAGGCTAGTAGTTTATAAGCTTATCATCACAATGTCCGCCTCTTACTTATTTGCCACCAAAGGCATTCGAAAAGGTTGTTGAAAATTGATGGATTTCAGTTGAGGAAACTAAAGAAGCTAATGGTATGAGCAGTTGACGAAATCGAATCAAGTTTTCAAGAAAAGAGCAGTTTGCagtttttaaacaaaagataCTTTGTCACCGCCGCACAGTTGCCGGGCGAGAAAGAAATATGGCACATGACAAACGAAATGTTCCGCTGCCAAAAAGCCGtggcagccacgcccccattgCCCTACCGCCCCCTAGCCACACCCATAAGCCCGTAGAATGGAGGAGTGGACTGGCAGAACGACGTGCCACGAGCCACGGAATGCGCCTTTTTTTCTGCGAGTGTGAGTGCGGAACGTGGCCATTGTGGCAAGTGCCAAAAAATGCCACACGAATGAGAAGTCCATTTTCGGAACAGGAGCGGGAGTAGGAAAATTTGTAAGGGGGCTACTACTGCATTTGCTGCAAGCATTTGCACAGCCACAACAAAGACGGAAAAACTTTAACcgcaaaagtttttattttatttactcgTTTCCTTGCTGCCTGAATATTCGCAGCAGGTGAAACTACAATACTTCTTTGGTGCGTAGCCAGAAAAACATCAAAGTTACATTAAGTGGTTGCCACGCTTCTACTAGCCCAAAAAACGCTTTAATTGTATGCGAAACTAAACTGAAAACAATGCGGAACGAAATAAGAAATGTGACTTTAAAACTGAATTCACTACTTTAAGTGTGGACTAAAAttttttgaatacattttcaGTTGCATTTATTAACTCTATTTACATGCCCGTAAATCAACATGGTACTCTGAAaacaatatttgcatattactAATATTTACTCAGCAAAAATTTGTCACTTGCTAGGTGATTTGAAAGTTTCAAAACCAAATAAGTTTTTATTTCCTAGCATCTATGAGATTTTAAGGTGTTAGGTACTGATTTCTATTCGGCTCAATTATTGCCACGGTTTGGCCAATTAAAGTCAGTCCCTATGCACTTCAATTGGAGCCACTCCATCAGGGTGGAGGGCTGAAATCCTGTCAGGCAGAGTCAGAATCTCTAAATGGCATGCCTAATGAGTACTGAAATGCATTTCATTATGCCGGCGACGACAAATGCATGGCCCCGAACTTCAAAGCGGCACTTTGCTTAGCCTTAGCCTTTCAGCCCCTACTTTAGTCCCTCTTGACCCGTTTTTCACCATCTGGCCCTGGACGTACAGAGTGCGTTAATTGCTCTGGCACAGCCAGATGGATGCCATGGCTGACGACAGGTGGACAGGACAGGACAGGAGCTTTGAAAGGACCCAAGAGTCCTGCAATGGCAGGAGCACCAAAAAGGCTTGGAACTAAAGTGTTTTGGGTTCCGGGGCCACACACATATACCGACCGGCTTACTGAATTATGCAGACCGGTCATAGATCTTATACGAGCCATTAGGCTGTACGAATGAATCTGTAAACGTAAACGTATCTCCTGGCCCAGATCTCAGCCGAGCCACATTTGTGCTGCTCAATCACCGAATTCCTTTCGATTGCCAAAAATAACCCACAACAATGGCACGACCACACAACCAAGGCATTTTTAATGAAGTGTATCTAAtatagaaattaattaaacaaaacagcAAACGACAGCGGAACAGAGCAGGCGTATTTACATGGCTCGGGTGTGGATTGCAAGACATTTGCCACATGCCAGCGGCCATGGTCACCCCATGGgatctcaaaaaaaaaaatacaaaaaaaaggaagaaaaattgtggaaaacCGTGGTACGGGGTCGGTGGGGTGGATTGCTGTTCATCATTGCTTTCACAGGTGACAGCACAAGTTCAACGTGTTGAGTGAAAACAGCAACTCAGCTGCTAAATTTCCCGAGTTTCGGGGCTTATTCATTATGCTTAGATTTGCCTGTCTCTATTGTTAAATTGTGGCACAATCATAGGATGCGAAACGCACACAAGACAGACGAAATCATTAGAGGctgcgtttaaatttaattacattaaaatGTCTTCAGCAATTTCGGTTTCGTGTCTCTGTTCTATTTCAAATACGCTCTGTGTCTTTCAAGTATTTCGTAATTGCTAAATTCCAAGTCACAAGGCAGTTGGACTATGTCCGAAGTTGGCAAAGAGCTTGTATATGCACATTACACGATATTTAAATACAGTTTAATACACATATTAATATTCTTAATTATTTCTTACTAAGCAATTAATACATAGTACCTTTCGCaaatattcaatttgatttttgaGAATTCATTTCgacataatattattattatagttTTGCCATTACTGCGATATACAACAGatatttaattttggcaaTATAGTGCAAAGctgtattttcttttaaaagcAGTTACAAGTTTAACTCAATAACTTTTTATATGACACTCAATTTTAAGAACGCAATCGTTTTGAATTTCCCCAGTGCTCTCCCATCAGTTAAACAATTTCCGCCGGCTGCCACGGTCGTAACAACAAAATTTCACTTTCCTTTTGATATGTGACACTTATGGCCATGCAGTTTTAAGCCAAAGCTGCAGTTTTACCTCCGCAGATAACGCCAAAAGTGTGTGAAAGTTGGCAAAGAGTTTGTCATGCAATTAGAGCAACATGCGACGACATGGACGAAGACAGCTCTGGGAAACTCGCGCTCCGGCTGGGAGAATGCGTTTTCCGCTTGCCATGGCTTCCAGCTGGAAAATCAAGTTTTCCCATCTCGCCAGTGGTGTGGCGCAGTTTGTAGTGCTGGCCATGGCCAGGAAATAAAGCTCCAAACCGGCGGCCAAAAGTGGTTTTCACCAATTGAACTCGTTCGTTGTATCTTTGCCGAACTGATGATTCGCTCTCGTTGCAATAGCAAATCGAACGGAATCgaacgaaatcgaaatcaaaatcaCTTTGGGAATGTGCGTTACCACGGAGCCATTGAACCGAGCTCATCAGGAGccattggccattggccattCCCCATTCCCCATCTCCATCGCCATCATCATGGTCGTCATAGTGGCAGTTATGTAAGCTGGGAAACCCGTTCACGGATTCGATGCACTGCGacgtttatttgtttgttttctattGCAAAATAGCAAATAGCGCAAATAGAAATATGCGTAAGTGGGGGATACATTGTTGCGGCGAAAGTTGACCGTTTGATGGCTCTTGGCCATAAACGCTGCTCTCGATGCCATAAAAAACTGGAGCGATTGGGGCGATGGAAGTGGAAGTTAAAATGGAAGGATGTGTCTTGCTGCAAGGGAAGTAAATAACGCGGTGAAACGAAATTGgtgaaatgggaaatggtaTATTGCGGACACAAGTGGAGCTTGAACAAAagatggaaattcaatttgccgaGCACTCCGTGGCCGCAAAACcaggaaattcaaaataaGATCTTTTCCGTTATGCgcaacaaagcaaacaaacagtgaaaaaattcaatcaaattgaaataccGCATTGTATCTGAACtaatttgcaaataaatgtacGTGCTTAATCTAATAAGCAGCGAACATTAATCCGTGCATAAATATTCTGGCCGTCATCCATCTGTCACTTCACATTAATGGATTAATTGCTGAGCACAGGCtaaaatgtgaaatatattcacaaaatatatatatgcagtGGGATGTTACAGATTTCAACGCTGaatgaaaatgcaaagaaaaaaGATTACAGTGTGCCGTTAAAGTGTCGTAAACGTATGCTAAGCAAAATAGCATTATAATAATCGCTATGCAAAAAAAGGATTTTTTGcgtatatattttacatattgtGGAATTAGAACTTTTTCcctttatttaataaaattatttttctttctgtgtataTTTGGATTGTTGCATATATCACATCGATTTAAGTGCCCGAATATTTTTCAAGCGCctaaagcaaacaaatacGCGAATAAACAAGCGGACATTCTGATGAAGAGACCAGTGGGCGGTCCCTCTTCGCCTCTTGCATAATTcggaaaatttattttcccacACCAAATGGAAATCCGAATTGAACAATTTCATTGAAAACAGGCGCACGCAGAAACTATCAACAACTGAGCGTCATATATAAAGCTCGTGAAAATTGTAAACATTGCAGACGGCTAAAGAAAAATACCAATTTTTCCGCACTCCATGGGGCTCAGTGGAAATTTGATTTTGGCGTCTCATTTATGAGGTAAATCCGAACCAATTTTAACGCAGTGCAGGCGGGCACACAGAATCTGTTTCCATTAATCGCTTCCCATTCGCATTGCATTTCTCGCGTGCCTCTGTTAGTTctatttgtttgccattggTGTTGTtgataaatacacattttgaCCCAGCAAGGTCAATGCCAGCACAGATATTAGCACATTCTAGCTAATAAgatatattaaaattcagaaaattCAACCGAAGTGGCGGTTTATTTTCTTGCATAACACTTTGTGAAGCAGAAACGCATGATACTTGATTTGAAGCATTCTAATTCAGATTTTCCGGTCGATTACCAATACATTTGGCTTGTAACTTTTCGGTTTACTCATTTTTAACACAATCCCTTAGGAGTGTAGAATAAACTTTCAAAGAATGGTAGGATTATTGAAAACTTTGACCACATTTTAATCCCTCTACCCAACAGAATCATCTGTTCGTGTTAACTTTTATTCtgctttttgcctttgccttggGATCCGAAGGTGAATTGACCGAAATGTGCCAACCACAATTAAACAGAAGAGACCTATTCGACATAGCCGTGTTGGCCGCCATAAAGGTTCTCATCCGTCAGATTGAGAGCTACAACGAGGATCGGCCTATCTCTTCAAGCCTGATGGTTCACATTACGACTATGGTCTCCAAGTACATCCTGACCGGTAAGAGCGTAAAGTTCATC
The sequence above is drawn from the Drosophila melanogaster chromosome 2R genome and encodes:
- the CG43111 gene encoding uncharacterized protein yields the protein MNHLFVLTFILLFAFALGSEGELTEMCQPQLNRRDLFDIAVLAAIKVLIRQIESYNEDRPISSSLMVHITTMVSKYILTGKSVKFILRLLYVACRMNKPLTQENKKQAPVRTAFLCLLELGKEKCYTYKEKAEGDFSVELQ